One window of Diabrotica undecimpunctata isolate CICGRU chromosome 8, icDiaUnde3, whole genome shotgun sequence genomic DNA carries:
- the LOC140448102 gene encoding glucose dehydrogenase [FAD, quinone]-like, with protein MQYFMKTLCLCLLVSSVFTQDLDQLYSYVSAKIAETNTYQAPLNNERIFKTNNSTIYDFGKYDFIIVGAGAAGCVLANRLTEVSKWNVLLLEAGGETNAFSDIPRFSNALKQTDMNWGYLTTPQKTCCQGMNNNQCTYPRGKVIGGSTTINGAIYSRGSPSDYNHWAAMGNWGWSYSQILYYFKKSEYVALKSYDVGYHGTNGVLYVNQTAPPSIVAKYYIDANKEKHLKEIDYNGRRQIGVSRIQFNQKDYKHQNAEHAFLDNIKSRSNLKIVLNAGVNKIILKNKKATGVTFVLNGTIYKATANKEVILSAGAINSPQLLLLSGVGPRSDLEKLNISVLNDLPAVGRNMQDHPLFGNLYFRTNLSAPVLSLKENLALYLEGKTPFTNGNGLENLAFINSDHITTGEVNIEYLTFAPPLGVPAKNLVNYQDDVAKVFSNYNASTDLGISMSLMKPLSKGKVTLQSNDIIDFPLIDINYFSDKNGKDLDTMYKGIKYLLSLANTKAFKSINATFISQQPRCEHLRNSDREYWYCALRNMAVTEFHPVGTTRMGISKRNSVVNTNCIVHEYTNFRVVDAGVIPEITTGHMMAPVYMIAEKISDEIKNTHRWL; from the exons attTTGGAAAATACGATTTTATAATTGTTGGTGCTGGAGCTGCTGGTTGTGTTTTAGCCAACAGACTTACGGAAGTTAGCAAATGGAACGTTTTACTTCTAGAAGCCGGTGGAGAAACAAATGCATTCAGTGATATACCAAGATTCAGCAATGCTTTGAAACAGACCGATATGAACTGGGGCTACTTAACAACCCCACAAAAAACTTGCTGTCAAG GTATGAACAACAATCAATGTACATATCCCAGAGGAAAGGTAATAGGAGGTTCTACGACAATCAATGGTGCAATTTACTCCAGAGGCAGTCCATCAGATTACAACCATTGGGCAGCTATGGGAAATTGGGGATGGTCTTACAGCCAAATTCTTTATTACTTTAAAAAGTCCGAATATGTCGCCCTTAAGTCATATGACGTTGGTTATCATGGAACAAATGGAGTACTTTATGTTAATCAAACAGCACCTCCTTCAATTGTTGCAAAATATTACATAGATGCCAACAAAGAGAAACATCTAAAAGAAATTGACTACAATGGAAGAAGACAAATCGGAGTGTCAAGGATTCAATTTAATCAAAAAGATTATAAACACCAGAATGCTGAGCATGCGTTTTTGGATAATATTAAGTCTCGatccaatttaaaaattgttcttaaTGCAGgagtaaacaaaattattttaaaaaataaaaaggcaaCAGGAGTAACGTTTGTGTTAAATGGAACAATATATAAAGCCACAGCAAACAAGGAAGTAATATTATCAGCAGGAGCAATAAACTCACCCCAACTCTTACTTTTATCTGGAGTTGGACCTAGAAGTGATTTAGAAAAACTAAACATTTCTGTTCTAAACGACCTACCTGCTGTTGGAAGAAATATGCAAGACCATCCTTTATTTGGTAATTTGTATTTTAGGACCAACTTATCAGCTCCAGTTCTATCACTTAAAGAAAATTTGGCTCTTTATTTAGAAGGAAAAACACCCTTTACCAACGGCAATGGTCTTGAAAATCTTGCTTTTATTAATTCCGATCATATAACTACCGGAGAGGTTAATATTGAATATTTAACTTTCGCTCCTCCTCTAGGTGTACCAGCCAAGAATTTGGTAAATTATCAAGATGATGTTGCCAAAGTATTTAGTAATTACAATGCTTCAACTGACCTAGGAATTTCGATGTCCTTAATGAAACCCTTGTCTAAAGGGAAAGTAACTTTGCAATCAAACGATATTATCGATTTTCCTCTTATCGATATAAATTACTTTTCTGATAAAAACGGTAAAGACCTAGACACAATGTATAAAGGAATCAAATATCTTTTAAGCCTTGCCAATACCAAAGCATTTAAAAGTATTAATGCTACTTTTATTAGCCAGCAACCTCGTTGTGAACATCTTAGAAATAGCGATAGAGAATATTGGTACTGTGCATTAAGGAATATGGCTGTTACAGAGTTTCATCCTGTAGGAACGACAAGGATGGGTATTTCTAAGAGAAATTCTGTAGTAAATACAAACTGTATTGTGCATGAGTATACAAACTTTAGGGTAGTGGACGCAGGAGTTATCCCCGAGATAACAACCGGGCATATGATGGCTCCTGTTTATATGATTGCTGAAAAAATTTCAGATGAAATTAAAAACACACATAGATGGCTCTGA